A region from the Flexistipes sp. genome encodes:
- a CDS encoding glycosyltransferase family 2 protein translates to MAVSVVIPVYNRASSIKDAVESVFLQKYPDIEIIVVDDGSDEKVNKNLRPYMSRIKYIRAENNRGVSAARNLGIDRASGDYIAFLDSDDLWLPGKLEEQIKLMEKEKTKVCHTDEFWYKKDRFVNQGTRHEKYGGWIFPLILDICRISPSSIIMHKTVVEKLGKFDENLPVCEDYDFWLRVASRFEISYLPVKFVVKRAYLNDQLSLNVPYLEYYRLLSLIKFVKKNCRLSNPYLKAAYSEIGRKYNIVKKGIDKYQ, encoded by the coding sequence ATGGCAGTTTCAGTTGTAATCCCTGTTTATAACAGAGCCTCATCTATTAAGGACGCTGTTGAAAGTGTTTTTCTGCAAAAGTATCCGGATATTGAAATAATCGTTGTTGATGACGGCTCCGATGAAAAAGTGAACAAAAATCTAAGACCGTATATGTCAAGGATTAAATATATAAGAGCGGAAAATAACCGTGGAGTCAGTGCCGCAAGAAATCTTGGTATAGACAGAGCAAGCGGCGATTACATTGCGTTTCTGGATTCGGATGATTTGTGGCTGCCAGGGAAACTTGAAGAGCAGATTAAACTTATGGAAAAGGAAAAAACCAAAGTCTGCCATACGGATGAATTTTGGTATAAAAAAGATAGGTTTGTAAATCAGGGCACCCGTCATGAAAAATACGGCGGATGGATTTTTCCACTCATTCTGGATATATGCAGGATATCACCTTCTTCAATAATTATGCACAAAACTGTTGTTGAAAAATTGGGTAAATTTGATGAAAATCTTCCTGTATGTGAAGATTATGATTTTTGGCTAAGAGTAGCGTCAAGGTTTGAGATTTCCTATCTTCCCGTCAAGTTTGTTGTGAAAAGAGCGTATCTGAATGATCAGCTCAGTTTGAACGTACCTTATTTGGAATACTACAGGCTTTTGTCTCTTATCAAGTTTGTCAAAAAGAATTGCCGGCTTTCTAATCCCTATCTGAAAGCGGCATATTCGGAAATTGGGCGTAAATACAATATTGTCAAAAAAGGTATTGATAAATATCAGTGA
- a CDS encoding M24 family metallopeptidase → MSCSNVPYSELENRLIRFRSNMDRLNPDWQICAVFSKINQFYFTGTMQNGVLIIPRDSEAVFFVRKSYHRALDESEFPHIVPFKSFREVASKINTDKNVVYVEKESLPIAHFERFNKHLGFRDTASLDVALYKTRVLKSDFEVDLIKKAGKIHYNAMEKKAPALLSEGISEAEFGSDLIREMIRLGHHGVTRLGTYNAELYLGNISFGDSGNYYNSFDGPAGLRGFSPAVPLLGSFEKKLQKNSVALADTGCCYCGYYTDKTTIYSLGKIPDKAYDYHKKCVEIQDKTAELLKPGETVGSVYEKITKMIDGDFDEDFMGFGPNKVKFLGHGIGLVIDEYPAIAKGFNEEIRENMVFAIEPKKGIKDFGMVGIENTFLITDKGGLSLTGDKDEIIKVD, encoded by the coding sequence ATGAGTTGTTCTAATGTACCCTATTCTGAGCTGGAAAACAGGCTGATCAGATTTAGAAGCAATATGGATAGACTCAATCCGGATTGGCAAATATGTGCGGTATTTAGTAAGATTAATCAGTTTTATTTTACAGGTACCATGCAGAATGGTGTATTGATAATTCCGAGAGATTCGGAAGCTGTTTTTTTTGTCAGAAAAAGCTATCACAGGGCATTGGATGAATCGGAGTTTCCTCATATTGTGCCTTTTAAAAGTTTTCGTGAAGTTGCCTCCAAAATCAATACTGATAAAAACGTTGTGTATGTGGAGAAAGAATCACTCCCTATAGCGCATTTTGAAAGGTTTAATAAGCATTTGGGATTCAGAGATACGGCTTCACTGGATGTCGCCCTCTACAAAACAAGGGTTCTCAAGAGCGATTTTGAAGTGGATTTGATAAAGAAAGCCGGTAAAATCCATTACAATGCAATGGAGAAAAAAGCCCCTGCTCTTTTGTCTGAAGGTATATCTGAAGCTGAATTTGGTTCTGATTTGATCAGAGAAATGATCAGGCTCGGTCATCATGGTGTTACAAGATTGGGCACCTACAATGCAGAACTCTATCTGGGTAATATTTCTTTTGGTGACAGCGGTAATTATTATAACTCTTTTGACGGTCCCGCAGGTCTGAGAGGCTTTTCTCCGGCTGTTCCGCTATTGGGCAGTTTTGAGAAGAAGCTGCAGAAAAACAGTGTGGCCCTGGCTGATACGGGGTGCTGCTATTGCGGATATTATACTGATAAAACCACCATATACTCATTGGGTAAAATACCGGATAAAGCCTATGATTATCATAAAAAATGTGTGGAAATTCAGGACAAAACAGCCGAACTGTTAAAGCCGGGGGAAACCGTTGGTTCTGTATATGAAAAGATTACGAAAATGATAGATGGTGATTTTGATGAAGATTTCATGGGTTTTGGTCCGAATAAGGTCAAGTTTCTGGGGCACGGTATTGGGCTTGTGATTGATGAGTATCCTGCCATTGCAAAAGGGTTTAATGAAGAAATACGTGAAAATATGGTTTTTGCTATTGAGCCTAAAAAAGGCATTAAAGATTTCGGCATGGTCGGAATAGAAAATACGTTCCTTATCACCGATAAAGGCGGTCTTTCTCTGACAGGCGATAAGGATGAAATAATAAAGGTTGATTAG
- a CDS encoding flavodoxin family protein, with product MMKSVLINASPRTDGNSSFVIDSLKEAFPGDVKTIRINELNFAGCQGCKKCRQLDDFCVLNDDMNDFYTDMADADIITVVSPNYYGFITGQLKLFMDRWYCMKDKRGISRFKENAKVFFVLTQGSPDRNHGENANKWMKRVSEAFGMKYFSYIIPGCNADTRDMVKMKISDIKMHLKMIQ from the coding sequence ATGATGAAAAGTGTTTTAATAAATGCAAGCCCCAGAACGGATGGCAATTCATCTTTTGTGATAGATTCTTTAAAGGAAGCTTTTCCGGGCGACGTTAAAACAATTAGGATAAATGAACTGAACTTTGCCGGCTGCCAGGGATGTAAAAAATGCAGGCAGCTGGATGATTTTTGTGTTTTGAATGATGACATGAATGATTTTTACACCGACATGGCAGATGCCGATATCATTACGGTGGTTTCACCCAATTACTACGGTTTCATAACGGGCCAGCTGAAGCTGTTTATGGACAGATGGTATTGTATGAAGGATAAAAGAGGCATCTCCAGATTTAAAGAGAATGCCAAAGTGTTTTTTGTGTTGACCCAAGGCTCCCCTGACAGAAATCACGGAGAAAATGCAAACAAATGGATGAAACGTGTTTCTGAAGCCTTCGGTATGAAGTATTTCAGCTATATTATCCCAGGCTGCAATGCTGATACGAGAGACATGGTAAAAATGAAAATTTCCGACATAAAAATGCACCTGAAAATGATTCAGTAG
- a CDS encoding class II fructose-bisphosphate aldolase, whose amino-acid sequence MGVSYRELGLVNTRGMFAKAFKGGYAVPAYNFNNLEQLQAIIQACVETNSPVILQVSKGAREYANATMLRYMAMGATELAKELGGDIPIALHLDHGGDFDICKSCVDNGFSSVMIDGSHLSFEENVELTKRVVDYAHQYEVTVEGELGVLAGIEDDVSAEKSHYTNPEEVEDFVNRTGVDSLAISIGTSHGAYKFKVAPGESVPPLRFDILEEVENRLPGFPIVLHGASSVMQEYVDIINKYGGNLEGTAGVPEDQLRKAAKSAVCKVNIDSDGRLAFTAKVREFLYNNPEVFDPRKYLKPARNALIDMYKHKNINVLGSAEKA is encoded by the coding sequence ATGGGTGTCAGCTACAGAGAACTCGGTCTTGTCAATACCAGAGGGATGTTCGCCAAAGCTTTCAAAGGCGGATACGCTGTTCCTGCGTATAATTTTAATAATCTGGAACAGCTTCAGGCTATTATCCAGGCATGTGTTGAAACGAATTCGCCTGTTATTCTGCAGGTTTCGAAAGGTGCAAGGGAGTATGCAAATGCCACGATGTTAAGATATATGGCGATGGGAGCCACTGAACTTGCCAAAGAGCTTGGCGGTGATATTCCCATTGCTTTACATCTTGACCACGGCGGTGATTTTGACATTTGTAAGTCCTGCGTGGACAACGGTTTTTCATCTGTCATGATAGACGGTTCTCATCTGAGTTTTGAAGAAAATGTTGAGCTCACCAAGCGTGTTGTGGATTATGCTCATCAGTACGAAGTTACTGTTGAAGGGGAATTAGGTGTTTTGGCCGGCATTGAGGACGATGTTTCTGCTGAAAAATCCCACTACACTAACCCTGAAGAGGTGGAAGATTTCGTTAATCGCACAGGTGTGGATTCTTTGGCAATTTCCATTGGTACTTCCCACGGCGCGTACAAGTTTAAGGTAGCCCCGGGTGAATCGGTTCCCCCTTTGAGATTTGATATCCTGGAAGAAGTGGAAAACCGGCTTCCCGGATTTCCCATTGTATTGCACGGTGCCTCCTCTGTAATGCAGGAATATGTTGATATTATTAATAAGTATGGCGGTAATCTCGAGGGCACTGCAGGCGTACCCGAAGACCAGTTGAGAAAAGCGGCAAAAAGTGCAGTGTGCAAAGTGAATATTGACAGCGATGGTCGATTGGCCTTTACGGCAAAGGTCAGGGAATTTTTATATAATAACCCTGAAGTGTTTGATCCGAGAAAATATCTAAAGCCGGCAAGAAATGCACTGATTGATATGTACAAACATAAAAATATAAATGTTCTTGGCAGTGCGGAAAAGGCTTGA
- a CDS encoding sigma-70 family RNA polymerase sigma factor, with protein MSEDFYDEVINEKDKEEIQEEAEEKKSSKELPGFEMEVFRIYLNEVSKYPVLSRAEEKRTAEAAQNGDETAKEFMIKCNLRLVISIAKKYINRGMSLTDLVEEGNIGLIKAVEKFDHTKGFKFSTYATWWIRQAMERSLINQCRMVRIPVHMTENINKVLKTQSELQRKLSREPTTLELSTACKMPLSTLKKVYDAMKQDTSLDSPIGEDENGSLHELISDDEQSVDPYVIIENMSKKSLIMRWLDCLNETEKHIIIKRYGLDESEPETLETIGNSLGITRERVRQIEKRVLGKLKNLISTKNIDVEEIL; from the coding sequence ATGAGTGAAGATTTTTACGATGAGGTTATAAACGAAAAGGATAAGGAAGAAATTCAGGAAGAGGCTGAGGAGAAAAAAAGTTCCAAAGAGCTTCCCGGCTTTGAGATGGAAGTATTCAGAATCTATTTGAACGAAGTTTCCAAATACCCGGTTTTATCGAGGGCTGAAGAGAAAAGAACGGCTGAAGCAGCCCAGAATGGTGACGAAACAGCAAAAGAATTTATGATCAAGTGTAATCTGCGTCTTGTCATATCTATTGCAAAAAAATACATTAACCGCGGAATGAGTCTCACAGATCTTGTTGAAGAAGGCAATATCGGTCTTATCAAAGCTGTGGAAAAATTTGACCACACAAAAGGTTTTAAATTCAGCACCTATGCCACATGGTGGATCAGACAGGCAATGGAGCGCTCACTTATTAATCAGTGCCGAATGGTCAGAATCCCTGTGCATATGACCGAAAACATTAACAAGGTTCTTAAAACCCAGTCCGAACTGCAGAGAAAACTCAGCAGAGAGCCAACCACTCTTGAATTGTCCACAGCTTGTAAAATGCCCCTTTCAACCCTTAAAAAAGTTTATGATGCCATGAAGCAGGATACCTCCCTTGATTCGCCGATAGGAGAAGATGAGAACGGTTCATTGCATGAGCTTATAAGCGATGACGAACAGTCTGTTGACCCATATGTTATCATTGAGAATATGAGTAAGAAGTCACTGATTATGAGATGGCTGGATTGTCTTAATGAAACGGAGAAGCATATTATTATCAAAAGATACGGTCTTGACGAAAGTGAACCGGAAACACTCGAAACAATAGGAAACTCTCTCGGGATCACCAGAGAAAGGGTGAGACAGATAGAAAAGAGGGTGCTTGGCAAGTTAAAAAACCTTATATCTACTAAAAATATAGATGTAGAGGAAATATTATGA
- a CDS encoding endonuclease III domain-containing protein, translating to MKTTKIHEFYSLLEDYYFSQKPPSVTQISDRCKRDPFRVLISTIISLRTKDSVTLKASESLFELSSEPEKMMNLAEEEIINAIYPAGFYRRKAVTIKAVCKDIVERFDGKVPADLDELLSLKGVGRKTANLVLVEGFGMDAVCVDTHVHRICNRAGFVKTKTPDETEMRLREILPVKYWKKWNEMLVSYGQNVCKPRGPLCSSCKLFHLCDKVGVKIKGDSHETPDR from the coding sequence ATGAAAACGACTAAAATTCATGAATTTTATTCCCTTCTGGAAGATTATTACTTTTCTCAAAAGCCCCCTTCTGTAACACAAATTTCAGACAGATGTAAAAGGGATCCCTTCAGAGTTTTGATAAGTACAATTATATCTCTGCGAACAAAGGATTCTGTAACACTTAAAGCCTCAGAGAGTCTGTTTGAACTTTCATCCGAACCTGAAAAAATGATGAACCTTGCTGAGGAAGAAATCATTAATGCCATTTATCCGGCCGGTTTTTACAGAAGAAAAGCTGTTACAATAAAAGCTGTTTGTAAGGATATAGTTGAAAGGTTTGATGGAAAAGTTCCCGCTGATCTGGATGAACTGCTGAGTCTTAAAGGTGTGGGCAGAAAAACTGCTAATCTTGTGTTGGTAGAAGGATTTGGCATGGATGCCGTGTGTGTCGATACCCATGTGCACCGTATATGCAACAGAGCCGGTTTTGTTAAAACCAAAACACCCGATGAGACAGAAATGCGTTTAAGGGAAATCCTTCCTGTAAAATATTGGAAAAAGTGGAATGAAATGCTTGTATCATATGGTCAGAATGTCTGCAAGCCCAGAGGCCCCCTCTGTTCATCTTGCAAATTGTTTCATTTATGTGATAAAGTTGGAGTAAAAATAAAAGGAGACAGCCATGAAACACCAGATAGATGA
- a CDS encoding TIGR00725 family protein, which produces MKTISVIGQARCDFDLADVAEKAGEIIGNFGFVLVTGGLSGVMEFASKGAKKAGGTTVGILPGYDRNEANKYVDIAVPTGLNHARNVVVVSSGDFIVSIGGGSGTMSEISIAFKLGKDIISYHSPIEHQLNFSGVEAFFSHLKGTLEHI; this is translated from the coding sequence GTGAAAACTATTAGTGTCATTGGACAAGCACGTTGCGATTTTGATTTGGCCGATGTGGCTGAAAAAGCCGGAGAGATTATCGGAAACTTCGGTTTTGTCCTTGTTACCGGCGGATTATCGGGAGTAATGGAATTTGCCAGTAAAGGTGCAAAAAAAGCGGGTGGCACAACGGTGGGGATTTTGCCGGGATATGATAGGAATGAAGCAAATAAATATGTAGACATAGCTGTTCCAACCGGCTTAAATCATGCCAGGAATGTTGTTGTGGTTTCCAGCGGAGACTTTATTGTTTCTATAGGGGGCGGTTCCGGTACAATGAGTGAAATTTCAATAGCGTTCAAATTAGGAAAAGATATTATCAGTTATCATTCGCCAATTGAGCATCAGCTTAATTTTTCCGGAGTAGAAGCTTTCTTTTCTCATTTAAAGGGAACTCTGGAGCACATATGA
- a CDS encoding Lrp/AsnC family transcriptional regulator, whose product MKHQIDDVDVQILNMLIDNGRMSYADIAKKVGMKSPSVIERIKRLESEGILKGYTAEISYKKLGYDIVAFIGVSVDNAQHIADFEENMQHFHDDIVECHHVTGDFTMLLKVVTKNTSTLSELIKKIRNIPGVQKTNTILVFSSLLNKKRTV is encoded by the coding sequence ATGAAACACCAGATAGATGATGTGGATGTACAAATTCTTAATATGCTTATCGATAACGGGCGTATGTCTTATGCGGATATTGCAAAGAAAGTAGGGATGAAATCTCCTTCTGTTATTGAAAGGATAAAGAGACTTGAGTCCGAAGGTATTCTCAAAGGATACACAGCGGAGATAAGCTATAAAAAGCTCGGCTATGATATCGTTGCTTTTATCGGCGTTTCTGTTGATAATGCCCAGCATATAGCCGATTTTGAAGAAAACATGCAGCATTTCCATGATGATATAGTTGAGTGTCATCACGTCACAGGTGATTTTACAATGCTTTTGAAGGTTGTCACAAAAAATACATCCACACTCTCCGAGCTAATAAAAAAGATACGAAATATTCCCGGGGTACAGAAAACGAACACAATTCTTGTGTTTTCATCATTGCTCAATAAAAAACGTACCGTATAG
- the mtnA gene encoding S-methyl-5-thioribose-1-phosphate isomerase — protein sequence MIRPIIYDNNILKLLDQRKLPSEQIYCECSDLDSIVEAIISMKVRGAPAIGVAAAFGFYFGIKDGLSADKVYSKLFDTRPTAVNLKWGLDRMKESFEKYGENYLEKTAIEIFDEDVKTNKKLSSHGASLFKDGENVLTHCNAGALATAGYGTALGVIRSVFYKTKNIHVYVDETRPFFQGSRLTSFELHEEGIEHTVICDNMAGFLMNRGMVDKVIVGADRIACNGDAANKIGTYQLAVLSDYHNIPFYIAAPVSSIDFSLKRGEEIPIEYRDVNEVAYCGESRIVPEGINILNPAFDVTPHNLITAFITEKGVFQSEDIKNIQRR from the coding sequence ATGATAAGACCGATAATATATGATAATAATATTTTAAAACTGCTCGATCAGCGAAAGCTCCCCTCTGAGCAAATTTATTGTGAATGCTCGGATTTAGATAGCATTGTCGAGGCTATCATATCTATGAAAGTACGCGGGGCACCTGCTATCGGTGTCGCTGCTGCGTTCGGTTTTTATTTCGGAATAAAGGACGGCTTGAGTGCTGATAAGGTTTACAGTAAGCTGTTTGATACCAGGCCCACCGCAGTGAATCTTAAATGGGGTCTTGACAGGATGAAAGAATCTTTTGAGAAATATGGAGAAAATTATCTTGAAAAAACGGCAATAGAAATTTTTGATGAAGATGTTAAAACTAATAAAAAATTAAGCTCCCATGGGGCATCGCTTTTTAAAGACGGGGAAAATGTATTGACTCACTGCAATGCCGGTGCTCTTGCTACAGCAGGTTATGGTACTGCACTAGGGGTTATAAGGAGTGTTTTTTATAAAACGAAAAATATTCATGTATATGTGGATGAAACACGTCCTTTTTTTCAGGGAAGCAGGCTTACATCTTTTGAGTTGCACGAGGAAGGTATTGAGCATACAGTGATTTGTGATAATATGGCGGGCTTTCTTATGAACAGAGGGATGGTTGACAAAGTGATTGTGGGAGCCGACCGTATTGCTTGCAACGGTGATGCCGCAAACAAAATAGGGACATACCAGCTTGCTGTCTTATCTGATTATCACAATATCCCTTTTTATATTGCTGCACCGGTTTCCTCCATTGATTTTTCCTTAAAAAGAGGAGAGGAAATACCCATTGAGTACAGAGACGTAAATGAAGTGGCTTATTGCGGGGAGAGCAGAATTGTTCCTGAGGGCATTAATATTTTGAATCCTGCTTTTGATGTTACTCCGCATAATCTGATTACGGCTTTTATTACTGAAAAAGGTGTTTTTCAGTCTGAAGATATAAAAAATATTCAGAGGAGGTAG